The following are encoded in a window of Impatiens glandulifera chromosome 5, dImpGla2.1, whole genome shotgun sequence genomic DNA:
- the LOC124939303 gene encoding dammarenediol 12-hydroxylase-like, whose protein sequence is MELLLTFSLVLFAFLAISFTLNYIFTRKVKNEKTNLPPGNSGWPVIGETLEYFSKLKDCIPEQFATERMKKYSTKVFRTNIIGHPTIILAGVEGNKFLFSNENKLVQAWWPATMDKIFPKSSKKTAREEFIKVKKMLHSFLKADGLQKYVEIMDLVMRESLERDWKGKNEVLAGEVVKKYTFALACRVVLGIDDSEKLDKLAKPVQDIAKGVICVPINFPGTALNQAINSSKVMRLEIKEMIKKRKIEIAEKVEQKKNVLSTLLLASCDENSQFMNDGDISSHIVGLFSAGFDTLNSPLSFIMMYLVDYPDIYEKVLSGIYMILFMFFIKFNLT, encoded by the exons ATGGAGCTTCTTCTCACGTTTTCTCTTGTCCTATTTGCATTCCTCGCCATCTCATTTACACTAAATTACATCTTCACCCGAAAAGTTAAGAATGAAAAAACCAATCTTCCTCCAGGAAATTCAGGATGGCCAGTGATCGGAGaaaccctagaatatttctCGAAGCTTAAAGATTGCATTCCCGAACAGTTTGCAACggaaagaatgaaaaaatacTCGACCAAAGTGTTCCGAACAAACATAATTGGTCATCCGACAATAATCTTGGCCGGAGTTGAAGGAAACAAGTTTTTATTCTCTAACGAGAATAAGCTTGTTCAGGCATGGTGGCCGGCGACAATGGACAAGATATTTCCTAAATCGAGCAAGAAAACGGCGAGGGAAGAGTTTATTAAGGTGAAGAAAATGCTTCATTCGTTTCTTAAAGCTGATGGGCTTCAAAAGTACGTGGAAATTATGGATTTGGTTATGAGAGAGAGTTTGGAGAGAGATTGGAAGGGGAAGAATGAGGTTTTGGCCGGCGAGGTTGTGAAGAAATATACTTTTGCACTTGCTTGTAGGGTTGTTTTGGGAATTGATGATTCTGAAAAACTTGACAAACTTGCTAAGCCCGTACAAGATATTGCTAAAG GGGTCATATGTGTACCAATCAATTTTCCTGGAACCGCACTTAACCAAGCAATAAATTCATCAAAGGTGATGAGAttggaaataaaagaaatgataaaGAAGAGGAAGATAGAGATCGCGGAGAAAGtagaacaaaagaaaaatgttCTTTCAACTTTGCTTTTGGCAAGCTGCGACGAGAACTCACAATTCATGAATGATGGAGACATTTCAAGCCACATTGTTGGACTCTTCAGTGCCGGCTTCGACACTCTCAATTCTCCTCTAAGCTTTATAATGATGTATCTCGTTGATTATCCCGATATTTATGAGAAAGTCCTCAGTggtatatatatgattttgtttatgTTCTTTATCAAGTTTAATTTAACTTAG
- the LOC124937400 gene encoding beta-amyrin 16-beta-monooxygenase codes for MKYSWSFVCEVLRLMPPSLGAFREAITDFNYGGYFIPKGWKLHWMAHITHKNPDHFPDPEKFDPSRFEGDGPAPYTYVPFGAGPRMCPGNEYARLVLLVFIHRMVINFSWEKLISNEKIVSDPVPRFTKGFPIRLHPKYL; via the exons ATGAAATATTCATGGAGTTTCGTATGTGAAGTATTGAGGCTCATGCCACCCAGTCTTGGCGCTTTTAGGGAAGCAATTACCGACTTCAACTATGGCGGTTATTTTATTCCCAAGGGTTGGAag ttACACTGGATGGCACACATTACCCATAAGAACCCGGATCACTTTCCAGACCCGGAGAAGTTTGACCCGTCGAGATTTGAAGGAGATGGACCAGCACCTTACACTTATGTCCCTTTTGGGGCAGGACCTAGGATGTGTCCGGGGAACGAGTATGCAAGGCTTGTCTTGCTTGTGTTCATCCACCGCATGGTCATAAATTTCAGTTGGGAGAAATTGATTTCAAATGAGAAGATTGTTAGTGATCCAGTTCCGAGGTTTACAAAGGGATTCCCAATTCGCCTCCATCCTAAATATCTTTGA